A single region of the Labrus bergylta chromosome 10, fLabBer1.1, whole genome shotgun sequence genome encodes:
- the adam8a gene encoding disintegrin and metalloproteinase domain-containing protein 8a, protein MPDSGFFIWIFISSWGILFAGSVRTLPHVIKYQSVIPQRLKDSSHINDAASHQTYPDVLQYSLTIAGQNYTLHLEKNKNLVGKNFSVTHYSDEGTEVTTTPDLGVNCYYHGHIMGMEDSSASVGICSGIKGFVRLQDQMYLIEPLSGAEAGQQDEVQGSEDHSDKGLHAVYNYRHLRRKRSSCSHGNTTTFYDHGARPSGLFKLGSLKSRGQPKDHSKKPRTVELVVVVDHTEYRKFGTKKKIEARVLEITNHVDQLYRPLNIRVMLVGLDIWSYRDQLDVSTNPEITLRRFLEWRQQNLLPRTQHDNAQFITGVDFDGSTVGLANTNAMCTSNSGAVNEDHNSNAIGVASTIAHEMGHNLGLSHDTENCVCGSLISKRGCIMSESVGAVYPEQFSSCSQQQLSRFLDEVDPFCLLDSPSTDRIYGGPVCGNAFLEPGEECDCGTAEECKNPCCNATTCKLKAGAACAEGECCHKCQLKQTGSVCRPKAGDCDLTEYCTGFSASCPADSYTQNGGPCNRGKGYCYNGQCPSRQEHCKRLWGPDAEVAADACFYKNAYCRKTLLSQRCSSQDQFCGTLFCTGGWEFPVTSRKSFSHLGNGAICNEVTMKPEDNYPPDLPKVPTGTKCGNNMVCYDQRCQDIRNIKVYGTDGCSAKCNNNGVCNHERKCHCNPGWAPPYCDVQQSELLEDAGPVVLAVSLAIGCLLLLVGFIGGLMCCVKKRRPAKRRRQSTSGQFNPVFRSSSTRSNPRVGSTQISKPIFVESSASQVCKPLSSTSAQPQTGGLKPSRAAPEPPKKAGAVPQPSKMQQVIRPFMQQSNISSKPIYTESKPLPPSRPLPPLATKPISKPKPPMPPVKPKPSAAPSPLPHTLLLAGRAALMPPGRPR, encoded by the exons acaTACCCTGATGTACTCCAGTACTCTTTGACAATAGCAGGGCAGAACTACACGCTGCACCTGGAGAAGAACAA AAACCTTGTTGGGAAAAACTTCTCTGTGACACATTATTCTGATGAGGGCACAGAAGTCACAACTACTCCAGATCTTGGG GTTAACTGCTACTATCATGGACACATCATGGGCATGGAGGACTCGTCTGCCAGCGTGGGAATTTGCTCAGGAATAAA GGGCTTTGTACGTCTCCAGGATCAAATGTACCTCATTGAACCTCTCTCTGGTGCTGAGGCGGGACAACAGGATGAGGTGCAGGGCTCTGAGGATCACAGCGACAAGGGTCTTCACGCCGTTTACAACTACAGAcacctgaggaggaagaggagctcCTGTTCCCATGGAAACACGACCACTTTCTATGATCATGGAGCTCGTCCGTCTGGACTGTTCAAGCTCGGCAGTCTG AAAAGCAGAGGTCAGCCCAAAGACCATTCAAAGAAGCCCAGGACCGTCGAGCTGGTTGTTGTGGTCGATCACACCGAG TACAGGAAGTTTGGCACTAAGAAGAAAATAGAGGCCAGGGTTCTTGAAATAACAAACCATGTGGACCAG CTGTATCGACCCTTGAATATCCGTGTGATGTTGGTCGGTCTGGATATCTGGTCGTACAGAGATCAGCTGGACGTCAGCACAAACCCGGAGATCACCCTCAGACGCTTCCTCGAGTGGCGCCAGCAGAACCTCCTCCCTAGGACTCAACACGACAACGCACAGTTCATCAC AGGTGTGGACTTTGATGGTTCTACTGTCGGCTTAGCAAACACAAACGCCATGTGCACTTCTAACTCTGGAGCTGTCAATGAG GACCATAACTCTAACGCAATAGGAGTGGCCTCTACTATTGCACACGAGATGGGTCACAATCTGGGCTTGTCCCATGACACTGAAAACTGCGTCTGCGGCTCCTTAATATCCAAACGAGGCTGCATCATGTCTGAAAGTGTCGG CGCTGTGTATCCGGAACAGTTCAGCAGCTGcagtcagcagcagctcagcaggTTCTTGGACGAGGTCGACCCCTTCTGTCTGCTGGATTCTCCCTCTACTGATCGCATCTATGGAGGGCCGGTGTGCGGGAACGCCTTCCTGGAGCCCGGAGAGGAGTGCGACTGTGGCACTGCAGAG GAATGTAAGAATCCCTGCTGTAACGCCACCACCTGCAAACTGAAAGCAGGAGCCGCGTGTGCAGAGGGAGAGTGCTGCCACAAGTGCCAA ctgaaacaaacTGGCAGCGTCTGCAGACCAAAGGCAGGAGACTGTGACCTCACAGAATACTGCACTGGCTTCTCCGCCTCCTGCCCAGCTGACTCCTACACCCAGAATGGAGGGCCATGCAATCGGGGGAAAGGATACTGCTACAATGGACAGTGTCCATCCAGACAGGAACACTGCAAGAGACTTTGGGGCccag ATGCTGAAGTGGCGGCAGatgcttgtttttacaagaatGCATACTGCAGGAAGACGCTGCTCAGCCAGAGATGTTCAAGCCA GGATCAATTCTGTGGGACGCTTTTTTGTACCGGAGGTTGGGAGTTTCCTGTGACATCCAGGAAGTCCTTTTCACATTTAGGAAATGGAGCTATCTGCAATGAGGTCACTATGAAACCTGAAGATAACTACCCGCCAGATCTGCCCAAGGTGCCCACTGGTACCAAGTGTGGCAACAACATG GTGTGCTACGACCAACGGTGTCAAGACATCAGAAACATCAAAGTGTACGGCACAGATGGCTGTTCagccaaatgcaacaacaaCGGG GTTTGTAACCACGAGAGGAAGTGTCACTGCAATCCCGGCTGGGCCCCACCTTACTGTGACGTGCAGCAGTCAGAGCTGCTTGAAG atgcAGGTCCGGTggtgttagctgtgtctcttgCGATTGGCTGTCTCCTGCTCTTGGTTGGGTTTATCGGGGGTCTGATGTGCTGCGTGAAAAAAAGGCGACCTGCAAAGAG ACGGCGCCAATCTACCTCAGGACAATTCAATCCCGTGTTTCGGTCCAGCAGCACTCGCAGCAACCCTCGGGTCGGATCCACGCAGATCAGCAAGCCCATATTTGTGGAGTCTTCAGCATCTCAGGTCTGCAAACCTCTGAGCTCCACTTCTGCTCAACCCCAAACCGGAGGACTGAAGCCCAGCAGAGCAGCTCCAGAG CCACCAAAGAAAGCTGGAGCAGTACCTCAGCCGTCCAAGATGCAGCAG gtTATAAGGCCCTTTATGCagcaatcaaacatttcaagCAAGCCAATCTACACTGAG AGTAAGCCACTTCCTCCCTCAAGACCCCTGCCACCACTTGCAACTAAACCG ATCTCGAAGCCTAAGCCGCCCATGCCCCCAGTGAAGCCGAAGCCCTCTGCAGCGCCGTCTCCTCTGCCTCATACTCTCCTG cttgcaGGCAGAGCTGCCCTGATGCCCCCCGGCAGGCCAAGATGA
- the spef1 gene encoding sperm flagellar protein 1 codes for MDRELTEEELQDLYAWIDKIPLSRPKRNITRDFSDGVMAAEVVKHFFPKLVDLHNYVPANSTQQKLSNWNLLNRKVFSKLNFLVPEETGRRIVLSTAGVIEPVLSALRDKIDKKLEHSAENVLICNDLEYYDHNNQDKHHAEICQNEAKLLAQLAVEERKNDGKSKIKNGKPQQTAQLYPNMDPALWLILQEKENAVLALQETVEILQMKVNRLEHLVHLKDTRIEDLIRHLETYKGKGKAQ; via the exons atggaccgAGAACTGACTgaagaggaactgcaggatttataCGCCTGGATAGACAAAATCCCTCTTTCCCGGCCCAAAAGAAACATCACCCGAGACTTCAGTGATGGAg TGATGGCTGCAGAGGTTGTCAAACATTTCTTCCCAAAGCTTGTCGACCTGCACAACTATGTTCCTGCAAACTCCACTCAGCAGAAGCTCAGTAACTGGAACCTTCTCAACAG GAAGGTGTTTTCCAAGCTGAACTTTCTGGTGCCAgaggagacagggaggaggaTTGTACTGAGCACTGCAGGAGTGATAGAGCCTGTACTGAGCGCCCTCAGGGACAAGATAGACAAGAAACTGGAGCACTCTGCAGAGAATGTGCTTATCTGTAAT gatTTGGAATACTATGACCACAATAACCAGGACAAACATCATGCAG AAATCTGTCAGAATGAAGCAAAGCTTCTTGCTCAGCTGGCCgtagaggagaggaaaaacGATGGaaagagcaaaataaagaaCGG tAAACCACAGCAAACAGCACAGCTTTACCCAAACATGGACCCAGCTCTATGGCTAATCCTGCAGGAAAAAGAGAACGCTGTCTTGGCTTTGCAGGAGACAGtggag ATCTTACAGATGAAAGTGAACCGGTTGGAGCATCTAGTTCACCTGAAGGACACGAGGATAGAAGATCTGATCCGACATTTGGAGACGTACAAAGGAAAAGGCAAAGCGCAGTGA
- the erlin1 gene encoding erlin-1, with translation MTMPHVGAVFAAIAGVMAILLHSSIHKIEEGHLAVYYRGGALLTSPNGPGYHIMLPFITTYRSVQTTLQTDEIKNVPCGTSGGVMIYFDRIEVVNMLVPLAVVDIVRNYTADYDKTLIFNKIHHELNQFCSVHTLQEVYIELFDIIDENLKTALQKDLNNMAPGLTIQAVRVTKPKIPESIRRNFELMEAEKTRLMITVQTQKVVEKEAETERKKAIIEAQKMAQVAEIHFQQKVMEKETEKRISEIEDSAFLAREKAKADAEYYTAFKIAEANQLKLTPEYLELAKYQAIASNSKIYFGQEIPNMFVEGNNNPPKSARSSGLPNDQPDFLKTKAKGQ, from the exons ATGACGATGCCGCATGTAGGTGCAGTTTTCGCTGCAATAGCAGGAGTGATGGCTATCCTGTTGCACTCCTCTATTCACAAGATAGAAGAAGGACACCTAGCTGTGTACTACAG GGGCGGAGCATTGCTGACCTCTCCAAACGGTCCTGGATATCACATTATGCTGCCTTTCATCACCACCTACAGATCAGTGCAG actACACTCCAAACGGATGAGATCAAGAATGTGCCTTGTGGAACGAG TGGTGGTGTGATGATCTACTTTGACAGGATAGAAGTTGTCAACATGCTGGTACCATTAGCAG TGGTGGACATTGTGAGGAACTACACCGCTGATTATGACAAAACTCTAATCTTTAACAAGATTCACCATGAACTTAACCAGTTCTGCAGTGTACACACACTACAGGAAGTCTACATCGAGCTGTTTG ACATTATTGACGAGAACCTGAAGACCGCGTTGCAGAAAGATCTAAATAATATGGCGCCTGGACTCACAATACAG GCAGTGCGTGTTACCAAGCCAAAGATCCCCGAGTCTATCCGGAGGAACTTTGAACTCAT ggaAGCAGAGAAGACTCGTCTGATGATAACCGTTCAGACGCAGAAGGTTGTGGAGAAGGAAGCAGAGACTGAAAGGAAGAAGGCCATTATTG AGGCTCAGAAAATGGCCCAGGTGGCTGAGATCCACTTCCAGCAGAAGGTGATGGAGAAGGAGACGGAGAAGAGGATCTCTGAAATCGAGG ATTCTGCCTTCCTGGCGCGAGAGAAGGCTAAAGCTGATGCAGAATATTACACTGCTTTCAAGATTGCAGAAGCGAACCAG CTGAAGTTAACCCCGGAGTACCTGGAGCTGGCAAAGTACCAGGCCATAGCATCTAACAGTAAGATCTACTTTGGCCAGGAAATTCCTAACATGTTTGTGGAGGGTAACAACAACCCGCCAAAGTCTGCACGCTCCTCCGGCCTGCCCAATGATCAACCAGACTTTCTCAAAACAAAAGCGAAGGGGCAGTGA
- the LOC109990727 gene encoding inhibitor of nuclear factor kappa-B kinase subunit alpha-like isoform X2: MTYLFWPWSTAQEETYARYQMLNKPENCCGLKESEVLLLLSDIGSGIQYLHENKIIHRDLKPENIVLQEVGGKLLHKIIDLGYAKDLDQGSLCTSFVGTLQYLAPELFESKPYTVSVDYWSFGTVIFECTCGFRPFLHHMQPVQWTSKVKNKGPKDIMAVEDMNGEVRFSTRLPYPNNISRPLLEPVESLLQMLLLWDPAARGGGQDPDTNKPCYYSALQKILNMKVIHVLDMTSAQLHSLVLEPEESLHSLQLRLETHTQTHIAPLSQELLLETGISLDPRWPPSHCLPEGLQGWDSSIVFLFDKSLTKYSGPLTARPLPDSVNFIVRETKTQLPLSALRKVWGEAVHYVCGLKEDYIRLYQGQRAAMLSLLRYNTNLTRFKNLLFSQSQQLRAKLAFFKTSIQHDLEQYSKQRHNGISSEKLLKTWQENEEKADGFMKVADVGYLDEEIVALHSEIVELQRSPFARKQGDVMEQLEGKAIELYKQLKDKCKSPDPPHGYSDSSDMVRTILQTVQNQDRVLKDLYTHLSTILVCKQRIVDLFPKLERAVENIKTAEAAVMLMQMKRQKEFWYLLKIACAQNNSPSPSLMQRPTESETVHQLLDENQHYLSLLTSLLQDATQEMKHSIMEEDWSWTQYGAVEAESQTL; encoded by the exons ATGACTTACCTCTTTTGGCCATGGAGTACTGCTCAAGAGGAGACCTACGCAAGGTACCAA ATGTTGAATAAACCAGAAAACTGTTGTGGGCTAAAAGAAAGTGAAGTCCTCTTGCTGCTCAGTGACATCG GATCGGGTATTCAGTATTTGCATGAGAATAAGATTATTCACAGAGACTTAAAACCTGAGAACATTGTTCTGCAGGAAGTTGGTGGGAAG CTTCTCCATAAAATCATAGATCTGGGTTATGCAAAAGACCTAGATCAGGGCAGTCTTTGCACATCCTTTGTAGGAACTCTGCAGTATCtg GCTCCAGAGTTGTTTGAGAGTAAACCCTACACCGTGAGTGTAGACTACTGGAGCTTTGGGACGGTGATCTTTGAATGCACATGTGGCTTTCGCCCCTTTCTGCACCACATGCAGCCTGTACAGTG gacAAGTAAAGTGAAGAACAAAGGTCCCAAAGACATCATGGCAGTCGAGGATATGAATGGCGAAGTCAGATTCTCAACACGTCTGCCTTATCCAAACAATATCAGCAG GCCGCTGCTTGAACCTGTAGAGTCTCTACTTCAGATGTTGTTACTGTGGGACCCTGCAGCCCGAGGTGGAGGGCAGGATCCTGACACAAACAAGCCCTGCTACTACTCGGCTCTGCAGAAAATTCTCAACATGAAG gtgATCCACGTGTTGGACATGACGTCGGCACAGCTGCACTCGCTTGTTTTGGAGCCAGAGGAGAGCTTACACTCCCTGCAGCTCCGCCtagagacacacacgcagacacacatcGCGCCGCTGAgtcaggagctgctgctggagacGGGAATCTCCCTCGACCCACGATGGCCACCCTCACACTGTCTGCCAGAGGGGTTG CAAGGCTGGGACAGCTCCATAGTCTTCCTGTTTGATAAGAGCCTCACTAAATACTCCGGACCGCTGACTGCCAGACCTCTGCCAGACAGTGTCAACTTCATAG TGAGAGAGACGAAGACGCAGCTTCCTCTGTCTGCACTGCGGAAAGTGTGGGGGGAGGCGGTCCACTACGTCTGCGGACTGAAAGAAGACTACATCCGTCTGTACCAGGGACAGCGGGCTGCCAT gCTAAGCCTGCTGCGCTACAACACCAACCTGACGCGCTTCAAGAACCTGCTGTTCTCCCAGTCGCAGCAGCTCCGAGCCAAACTGGCCTTTTTTAAGACCAGCATCCAGCACGACCTCGAGCAGTACTCCAAGCAGAGACACAACGGCATTT CTTCGGAAAAACTGCTGAAGACCTGGCAGGAAAATGAAGAGAAGGCTGACGGTTTTATGAAG GTGGCAGATGTGGGGTACCTGGATGAAGAGATAGTGGCTCTACACTCTGAGATTGTTGAGTTGCAGAGAAGCCCGTTTGCCAGGAAACAAGGGGATGTAATGGAGCAGCT TGAGGGAAAGGCCATTGAACTCTACAAGCAACTGAAAGATAAATGCAAAA GTCCTGACCCTCCACATGGCTACAGTGATAGCTCGGACATGGTGAGGACCATCCTGCAAACAGTTCAGAACCAGGACAGAGTTCTGAAAGACCTTTACACTCATCTGAG taCAATTTTGGTGTGCAAGCAACGCATCGTCGATTTGTTCCCTAAGTTGGAGAGGGCAGTGGAGAACATAAAAACTGCAGAGGCGGCAGTGATGCTGATGCAaatgaaaagacagaaggagTTCTGGTACCTCCTGAAGATTGCCTGT GCCCAGAACAATTCTCCTTCACCGTCTCTAATGCAACGACCTACTGAAAG TGAAACTGTGCACCAGTTGTTGGATGAGAATCAACATTATCTGAGTCTACTGACGTCGCTGCTGCAAGATGCAACCCAGGAGATGAAGCACAGTATCATG GAAGAGGACTGGAGCTGGACTCAGTACGGAGCAGTGGAAGCCGAATCTCAGACGCTTTAG
- the LOC109990727 gene encoding inhibitor of nuclear factor kappa-B kinase subunit alpha-like isoform X1, which translates to MERSALKQSQLCGSWEMKERLGTGGFGHVYLYQHLEAGEKIAVKLCRLELNSKNKDRWSREIQIMKKLNHVNVVQAREVPEELSAIALNDLPLLAMEYCSRGDLRKMLNKPENCCGLKESEVLLLLSDIGSGIQYLHENKIIHRDLKPENIVLQEVGGKLLHKIIDLGYAKDLDQGSLCTSFVGTLQYLAPELFESKPYTVSVDYWSFGTVIFECTCGFRPFLHHMQPVQWTSKVKNKGPKDIMAVEDMNGEVRFSTRLPYPNNISRPLLEPVESLLQMLLLWDPAARGGGQDPDTNKPCYYSALQKILNMKVIHVLDMTSAQLHSLVLEPEESLHSLQLRLETHTQTHIAPLSQELLLETGISLDPRWPPSHCLPEGLQGWDSSIVFLFDKSLTKYSGPLTARPLPDSVNFIVRETKTQLPLSALRKVWGEAVHYVCGLKEDYIRLYQGQRAAMLSLLRYNTNLTRFKNLLFSQSQQLRAKLAFFKTSIQHDLEQYSKQRHNGISSEKLLKTWQENEEKADGFMKVADVGYLDEEIVALHSEIVELQRSPFARKQGDVMEQLEGKAIELYKQLKDKCKSPDPPHGYSDSSDMVRTILQTVQNQDRVLKDLYTHLSTILVCKQRIVDLFPKLERAVENIKTAEAAVMLMQMKRQKEFWYLLKIACAQNNSPSPSLMQRPTESETVHQLLDENQHYLSLLTSLLQDATQEMKHSIMEEDWSWTQYGAVEAESQTL; encoded by the exons ATGGAGCGGTCTGCCCTCAAACAGAGCCAGCTGTGCGGCTCTTGGGAGATGAAGGAGAGACTTGGAACGGGAGGATTTGGGCATGTCTACCTGTACCAGCACCTT GAGGCGGGAGAGAAGATTGCTGTGAAACTTTGCCGCCTGGAGCTGAACTCAAAGAATAAAGACCGCTGGAGCAGAGAGATCCAGATCATGAAGAA GCTGAATCATGTGAATGTGGTCCAGGCCAGAGAGGTGCCAGAGGAGTTGAGCGCCATTGCTTTGAATGACTTACCTCTTTTGGCCATGGAGTACTGCTCAAGAGGAGACCTACGCAAG ATGTTGAATAAACCAGAAAACTGTTGTGGGCTAAAAGAAAGTGAAGTCCTCTTGCTGCTCAGTGACATCG GATCGGGTATTCAGTATTTGCATGAGAATAAGATTATTCACAGAGACTTAAAACCTGAGAACATTGTTCTGCAGGAAGTTGGTGGGAAG CTTCTCCATAAAATCATAGATCTGGGTTATGCAAAAGACCTAGATCAGGGCAGTCTTTGCACATCCTTTGTAGGAACTCTGCAGTATCtg GCTCCAGAGTTGTTTGAGAGTAAACCCTACACCGTGAGTGTAGACTACTGGAGCTTTGGGACGGTGATCTTTGAATGCACATGTGGCTTTCGCCCCTTTCTGCACCACATGCAGCCTGTACAGTG gacAAGTAAAGTGAAGAACAAAGGTCCCAAAGACATCATGGCAGTCGAGGATATGAATGGCGAAGTCAGATTCTCAACACGTCTGCCTTATCCAAACAATATCAGCAG GCCGCTGCTTGAACCTGTAGAGTCTCTACTTCAGATGTTGTTACTGTGGGACCCTGCAGCCCGAGGTGGAGGGCAGGATCCTGACACAAACAAGCCCTGCTACTACTCGGCTCTGCAGAAAATTCTCAACATGAAG gtgATCCACGTGTTGGACATGACGTCGGCACAGCTGCACTCGCTTGTTTTGGAGCCAGAGGAGAGCTTACACTCCCTGCAGCTCCGCCtagagacacacacgcagacacacatcGCGCCGCTGAgtcaggagctgctgctggagacGGGAATCTCCCTCGACCCACGATGGCCACCCTCACACTGTCTGCCAGAGGGGTTG CAAGGCTGGGACAGCTCCATAGTCTTCCTGTTTGATAAGAGCCTCACTAAATACTCCGGACCGCTGACTGCCAGACCTCTGCCAGACAGTGTCAACTTCATAG TGAGAGAGACGAAGACGCAGCTTCCTCTGTCTGCACTGCGGAAAGTGTGGGGGGAGGCGGTCCACTACGTCTGCGGACTGAAAGAAGACTACATCCGTCTGTACCAGGGACAGCGGGCTGCCAT gCTAAGCCTGCTGCGCTACAACACCAACCTGACGCGCTTCAAGAACCTGCTGTTCTCCCAGTCGCAGCAGCTCCGAGCCAAACTGGCCTTTTTTAAGACCAGCATCCAGCACGACCTCGAGCAGTACTCCAAGCAGAGACACAACGGCATTT CTTCGGAAAAACTGCTGAAGACCTGGCAGGAAAATGAAGAGAAGGCTGACGGTTTTATGAAG GTGGCAGATGTGGGGTACCTGGATGAAGAGATAGTGGCTCTACACTCTGAGATTGTTGAGTTGCAGAGAAGCCCGTTTGCCAGGAAACAAGGGGATGTAATGGAGCAGCT TGAGGGAAAGGCCATTGAACTCTACAAGCAACTGAAAGATAAATGCAAAA GTCCTGACCCTCCACATGGCTACAGTGATAGCTCGGACATGGTGAGGACCATCCTGCAAACAGTTCAGAACCAGGACAGAGTTCTGAAAGACCTTTACACTCATCTGAG taCAATTTTGGTGTGCAAGCAACGCATCGTCGATTTGTTCCCTAAGTTGGAGAGGGCAGTGGAGAACATAAAAACTGCAGAGGCGGCAGTGATGCTGATGCAaatgaaaagacagaaggagTTCTGGTACCTCCTGAAGATTGCCTGT GCCCAGAACAATTCTCCTTCACCGTCTCTAATGCAACGACCTACTGAAAG TGAAACTGTGCACCAGTTGTTGGATGAGAATCAACATTATCTGAGTCTACTGACGTCGCTGCTGCAAGATGCAACCCAGGAGATGAAGCACAGTATCATG GAAGAGGACTGGAGCTGGACTCAGTACGGAGCAGTGGAAGCCGAATCTCAGACGCTTTAG